The segment GATGTGCGGCAACTGGTGGAAGCAGGCGTGAACATTTTTCGCCTCAACTTCAGCCATGGCGAGCATGCCGACCATGCGCTGCGCTATCAGTGGATCCGCGAGGTGGAGCAGCAGCTGCACTACCCGCTAGGCATCCTCATGGACCTGCAAGGGCCGAAGCTGCGTGTGGGCCGTTTCGCTGAAGGCAAGGTGCAGTTGCAACGCGGTCAGGCCCTGCGCCTGGACCTGGACGAGGCCCCTGGCGACAGCCGCCGGGTCAACCTGCCACACCCTGAAATCATCGCAGCCCTTGAGCCCGGCATGGACCTGCTGCTGGACGACGGCAAGCTGCGCCTGCAGGTGACCGCCAAACACAGCGATGCGATCGACACCGAAGTGCTGAACGGTGGCGAGCTGTCCGACCGCAAGGGCGTCAACGTGCCGCAAGCGGTGCTCGACCTCTCCCCGCTCACCGAAAAAGACCGCCGCGACCTGGCTTTCGGCCTGGAGCTGGGTGTGGACTGGGTGGCCCTGTCGTTTGTACAGCGCCCCGAGGACATCCTTGAAGCGCGCCAGCTGATTGGTGACCGCGCCTTCCTGATGGCCAAGATCGAGAAACCTTCGGCGGTCGAACAACTGCCAGCCATTGCCGAACTGGCGGACGCGATCATGGTGGCCCGTGGCGACCTGGGCGTGGAAGTGCCGGCCGAGAGCGTGCCGCAGATTCAGAAGCGCATCATCGGCACCTGCCGGCAGCTGGGTAAACCGGTGGTAGTGGCTACGCAGATGCTCGAATCGATGCGTTTCTCGCCAGCACCGACTCGTGCCGAAGTCACCGACGTGGCCAACGCCGTGGCCGAAGGTGCGGACGCTGTGATGTTGTCGGCGGAGACGGCCTCGGGTGACTACCCGCTCGAAGCCGTGCAGATGATGAGCAAGATTATCCGCCAGGTGGAGAACGGCCCGGACTACCAGGCCCAGCTCGACGTTGGCCGGCCGAAGGCCGAGGCCACCGTATCGGACGCCATCAGCTGCGCCATCCGTCGCATCAGCGGCATCCTGCCGGTGGCGGTGCTGGTCAACTACAGCGAGTCGGGCGCCTCGACCCTGCGTACTGCGCGCGAGCGCCCACGGGCACCGATCCTCAACCTGACGCCGAACCTGAACACCGCTCGCCGCCTTAGCGTGGCCTGGGGCGTGCATTCGGTAGTGAATGACCGCCTGCGCCAGGTGGACGAAGTGGTTTCCACTGCGCTGGAAATTGCCCAGGCCCAAGGCATGGCTAACCGTGGCGACACGCTTCTGATCACTGCCGGTGTGCCTTTCGGCAAGCCAGGCTCGACCAACACGCTGCGCATCGAGACGTTGAACTGAGATCCCCGGGGGCGCCCTGCGCCCCAGTCGCGGGCCAAGCCCACTCCCACAGGATGCGCGCCGCTCCATGGCACAGCGCAGACCTTGTGGGAACGGGCTTGCACCGGGAATGGAGGGCGGAGCCCTCCCCGAACACCGATGTACCAGACCTGCGGTCAATCGAGGCCCAAAGAGGCCCACCGCCCTCCCATCCACCTCACTGACTGCCCTATGTACACCAAAAATTTCGTAAACCCGTGCCCCGACTGGGCCACGGCGCTGCTAAACGGCTTCAGCCAGGTGCTGTTGCTGCGTAACCCCTTGTGCGGGCTATGCTGCCTGCTGGCGATCTTGTTGACCGCACCGGCGCTGCTGGGCGGCGCGCTGCTTGGCGCGCTGGCAGGCCTGCTGACGGCACAGGCCCGCGGCTACGACCGCGCCGATCGACAGGCTGGGCTGTACAGCTACAACGGCGTGCTCATCGGTTTGTTGATCAGCGCTGTGCTGCCTTGGTCGATCATCCAGCCACCGCTGGTAATCGCTGCCGCCGGCCTGTCCAGCATCATCACCCACCAATGGCGCAAGCGGGGGGGCAAGCTGCTGGTCGCCTACACGGCGCCCTTCGTACTGCTGGGCTGGGGCACGTTGCTATTCGTGCAGACGGCTAGCGCACCCGTGGTGGTCGAGGCCGACCTGGCGAGTGCCCTGGCAAGAGGGGTCGGGCAGATTTTCCTGCTCGATCAACCCCTGGCCGGGCTGCTGATCATCGTCGGCCTATTGATCGCCAACCCGTATGCCTGTCTCTGGGCGGTCATAGGCTCTGCCGCGGGTGCAGGCCTGGCACTGCTCGTGGGTGATGCGCAGTCAGCATGGATGGGGCTGTATGGATTCAACGCGGCCCTGGCAGCCCTGGCCTTCAGCCGACAAGGGGAAAAACCCTGGGTCACGCTGTTGGCCATTGGCCTGGCGCTGGCGTTGCAGCCGCTTTTGAGCAGGCTGCCGGTCCCGGCGCTCACGGCACCCTTCGTCGCCGCCTGCTGGCTCATCCACTTCGGTCGTCACCTGAAGCTTGGCAAACGCCAGACCCCGGGGCGCTTGCATAGCTGAAAGGCACCCCATAGGCTCAGCCGACTTCACGATGGACAGAGCCAATGAACAAACCTGCAAGCCTGCGCGAGCGGCTTTACGTGATCGTCTTCCAGAGCGATACCGTGGCCGGAAGACGCTTCGACAAGACCCTGTTGCTGATCATCCTGGCCAGCCTGGTCACGGTCATCCTGGACAGCATCGACGAGGTGCATCGCGGGTACGGGGGCCTGCTGGCCGCGATCGAATGGGGCTTTACCGCCATTTTCCTGTGCGAATACCTGACACGGTTGTACTGCTCGCCCCGGCCCTTGCGCTACGCATTCAGCTTCTACGGCCTGGTGGATCTGCTGGCGATCGTGCCGGGCATCATCGCGCTGTACTACAGCGACGCGCAGTACCTGCTGATCGTGAGGGTCATCCGCATGTTGCGGATCTTCCGTGTGCTCAAGCTCAGCCCGTACCTCAAGCAGGCCAATTACCTGCTCGATGCCCTGCGCGGCAGCAAGCAGAAGATCATCGTGTTTCTGGTCAGCGTCTCGACGCTGGTTACCGTGTTCGGCACCCTCATGTATGTGATCGAAGGCCCGGAACATGGCTTCACGAGCATTCCCAAGGGGATCTACTGGGCCATCGTCACGCTGACCACGGTCGGGTTCGGCGATATCGTGCCCAGAACGCCATTGGGCCAGGTGCTCTCTTCACTGGTGATGATCATCGGCTATTCGATCATCGCGGTGCCGACCGGGATCTTTACGGCCGAGCTCGCCAATGCCATGCGTGGAGAACAACTGCAGCACGCCTGCCCGACCTGCAGCAAGAAATCCCATGAAAGTGGCGCGGCGTTTTGTGCCCGGTGTGGCAATGCGTTGTTCCCGAAATCCGGTTGACTAAGGCGCCCCTGACGATCTGAAGGGCTCGCTCACCTTGACGGCTGAGCGAGTCATTAAGTGGGCAAAGCCCCTGGACAACTGCCAGAACCGCCAATCGGCCAGCGCATATAAGCAAAGACGCATTGATTCTTTAATACCTGAAGAACAAGACGCTATAGTCGCTGGCACATTGCCCAACATTCATACCCATAAGGAATGCGTCGTGAAAAAGTTCTTCACCGTCTCGCTGGCCGCCGCCAGCCTGGCCTTCGGCACCCTGGCCCACGCTGCCCCGACCTTGCTGAACGTTTCCTACGACGTGATGCGTGACTTCTACAAGGATTACAACCCCGCCTTCCAGAAGCACTGGGAGGCCGAGCATAACGAGAAGGTCAATGTGCAGATGTCCTTCGGTGGCTCGAGCAAACAGGCGCGCGCGGTGATCGATGGCCTGCCGGCCGACGTGATCACCATGAACATGGCCACCGACATCAATGCCTTGGTCGACAACGGCAAATTGATCCCTGACAACTGGGTCACGCGCCTGCCGAACAACAGTGCACCGTTCACCTCTGCCACGGTGTTCATCGTCCGCAAAGGCAACCCCAAGGCATTGAAAGACTGGCCCGACCTGCTCAAGGATGGCGTACAGGTCATCGTACCCAACCCCAAGACCTCGGGTAACGGCCGCTACACCTACCTGTCGGCGTGGGGCTATGTGCTCAAGCAAGGCGGTGACGAGAACAAGGCGCGCGCGTTCGTCGGCAAGCTGTTCAAGCAGGCGCCGGTGCTCGACACCGGTGGTCGCGCCGCCACCACCACGTTCATGACCAACCAGATTGGCGATGTGCTGGTGACGTTCGAGAACGAAGCCGAAATGATCGCCCGCGAATTCGGTCGCGATCAGTTCGAGGTGGTTTACCCAAGCGTGTCGGCCGAAGCCGAGCCGCCGGTGAGCGTGGTCGATAAAGTCGTCGCCCGCAAAGGCACTCAGGCGGTGGCCGAGGAATACCTGAAATACCTGTGGTCCCCGGCCGCCCAGGAACTCGCCGCCCAGAACTACCTGCGCCCACGCGATGCGACTGTGTTGGCCAAGTACACCGACCGTTTCCCCAAGGTTGAATTCCTCTCGGTCGAGAAGACCTTTGGTGACTGGCGCACCGTGCAGAAAACGCATTTCAACGATGGGGGCGTGTTCGATCAGATTTATACCGGTCAGTGAAGCGGGCTGAGCTGGGTCAGCCGCGCACGCGCCTGGGGGCTTGAGCTTCGCCGCGTGGGCCCGCCCCATCAACCCAACCGAAACACCAACGCCTTCAATCCCCCAGCCGGATCCACATCCGGAAACTCGGGCGGGTTCTGCAGGCGTTCGACGAAGGCAAGGCCGGGCGCGTGCTCGGCCATGCCCTCGATCAAGAACTCAGGCCCGATGCCCGGGTCGTTCACACAGGCCAACACCGTCCCACCTTCATTCAACAGCTCAGGCAAGCGCCGCAGGATCTTCGCGTAGTCCTGGGTCAGCACGAAGCTACCGCGTTGGAAGGTAGGCGGATCGATGATGATCAGATCGTAAGGCCCGTATTTGCGCACCTTGCCCCACGACTTGAACAGCTCATGGCCCAGGTAGGCCACCCGGGACGGGTCGTGCTGGTTAAGGCGGTGGTTATCGCGCCCTCGGGACAGTGCCGATTTGGCCATGTCCAGGTTCACCACCTGCTCGGCGCCACCTGCAATCGCCGCCACCGAAAAACCACAGGTGTAGGCAAACAGGTTCAGCACGCGCTGCCCCTTGGCCTGGGCACGCACCCACTGGCGACCAAGGCGCATGTCCAGGAACAGGCCATTGTTCTGGCGTACCCCCAGGTCCAGCAGGTAGGTCAGACCGTCCTCGATCACTTCACGTTGCTGACACGGCTCGCCCACCAGCCATTGACCGGGGCTGTCGGGCAGGTAACGGTGTTGCAGCAGGATCGCCTGGCCTGTCCACTGCTCAAGGCGCGACAGCCGCAACAGCATCGCCTCAAGCGCTGCCAATTGTCCTTCCGGGGGCTCACGGAACAAGGCGACCGACAACACGCCTTGAAGCCAGTCCACCGTGATTTGCTCAAGACCAGGCCAGCAACGGCCACGACCGTGGAAAAGACGACGGGTTTCTTCAGGGGCGGGGTTCAGGGCGGCAAGCAGATGCTGCTCGAGGGCGGCAATCG is part of the Pseudomonas parafulva genome and harbors:
- a CDS encoding sulfate ABC transporter substrate-binding protein yields the protein MKKFFTVSLAAASLAFGTLAHAAPTLLNVSYDVMRDFYKDYNPAFQKHWEAEHNEKVNVQMSFGGSSKQARAVIDGLPADVITMNMATDINALVDNGKLIPDNWVTRLPNNSAPFTSATVFIVRKGNPKALKDWPDLLKDGVQVIVPNPKTSGNGRYTYLSAWGYVLKQGGDENKARAFVGKLFKQAPVLDTGGRAATTTFMTNQIGDVLVTFENEAEMIAREFGRDQFEVVYPSVSAEAEPPVSVVDKVVARKGTQAVAEEYLKYLWSPAAQELAAQNYLRPRDATVLAKYTDRFPKVEFLSVEKTFGDWRTVQKTHFNDGGVFDQIYTGQ
- the pyk gene encoding pyruvate kinase → MTPDKKVKILATLGPATGGIDDVRQLVEAGVNIFRLNFSHGEHADHALRYQWIREVEQQLHYPLGILMDLQGPKLRVGRFAEGKVQLQRGQALRLDLDEAPGDSRRVNLPHPEIIAALEPGMDLLLDDGKLRLQVTAKHSDAIDTEVLNGGELSDRKGVNVPQAVLDLSPLTEKDRRDLAFGLELGVDWVALSFVQRPEDILEARQLIGDRAFLMAKIEKPSAVEQLPAIAELADAIMVARGDLGVEVPAESVPQIQKRIIGTCRQLGKPVVVATQMLESMRFSPAPTRAEVTDVANAVAEGADAVMLSAETASGDYPLEAVQMMSKIIRQVENGPDYQAQLDVGRPKAEATVSDAISCAIRRISGILPVAVLVNYSESGASTLRTARERPRAPILNLTPNLNTARRLSVAWGVHSVVNDRLRQVDEVVSTALEIAQAQGMANRGDTLLITAGVPFGKPGSTNTLRIETLN
- a CDS encoding ion transporter, coding for MNKPASLRERLYVIVFQSDTVAGRRFDKTLLLIILASLVTVILDSIDEVHRGYGGLLAAIEWGFTAIFLCEYLTRLYCSPRPLRYAFSFYGLVDLLAIVPGIIALYYSDAQYLLIVRVIRMLRIFRVLKLSPYLKQANYLLDALRGSKQKIIVFLVSVSTLVTVFGTLMYVIEGPEHGFTSIPKGIYWAIVTLTTVGFGDIVPRTPLGQVLSSLVMIIGYSIIAVPTGIFTAELANAMRGEQLQHACPTCSKKSHESGAAFCARCGNALFPKSG
- a CDS encoding class I SAM-dependent methyltransferase, whose amino-acid sequence is MTSPIAALEQHLLAALNPAPEETRRLFHGRGRCWPGLEQITVDWLQGVLSVALFREPPEGQLAALEAMLLRLSRLEQWTGQAILLQHRYLPDSPGQWLVGEPCQQREVIEDGLTYLLDLGVRQNNGLFLDMRLGRQWVRAQAKGQRVLNLFAYTCGFSVAAIAGGAEQVVNLDMAKSALSRGRDNHRLNQHDPSRVAYLGHELFKSWGKVRKYGPYDLIIIDPPTFQRGSFVLTQDYAKILRRLPELLNEGGTVLACVNDPGIGPEFLIEGMAEHAPGLAFVERLQNPPEFPDVDPAGGLKALVFRLG
- a CDS encoding urea transporter translates to MYTKNFVNPCPDWATALLNGFSQVLLLRNPLCGLCCLLAILLTAPALLGGALLGALAGLLTAQARGYDRADRQAGLYSYNGVLIGLLISAVLPWSIIQPPLVIAAAGLSSIITHQWRKRGGKLLVAYTAPFVLLGWGTLLFVQTASAPVVVEADLASALARGVGQIFLLDQPLAGLLIIVGLLIANPYACLWAVIGSAAGAGLALLVGDAQSAWMGLYGFNAALAALAFSRQGEKPWVTLLAIGLALALQPLLSRLPVPALTAPFVAACWLIHFGRHLKLGKRQTPGRLHS